The following are encoded together in the Williamwhitmania sp. genome:
- a CDS encoding DUF4403 family protein gives MNSVVVKVSLGVMLAILVAGCSVTTNIPKPNESYKLTDLGTSVSTVAIPVSFNRAQLLASINHRLDGLIYEDRGSSYENMQVKVWKIQPITASFSGNSVTYSVPIRAWVSASVGLLGYSLSSELEGELAMTFTTTFTFGKDWSMVPKTTMTGYTWLSEPKARVGRLQLPASFIADKALSRAKQDICNKIDENFGDCISLTAVVDQLTTFVKKPILVNPDYNIWLVLVPQKVSISSFTSTDSLVSTTIGLQAVSEVVIDKQSPDLWLDAPKPQLVAGNDADRYVNINFGVDVPFEEAEMLFANGVVGKSFSQGRRTVKVDSLRIYGSGDKMVIGTQLEGSLNGWIYFKGIPRYNHATNSVEMVNLDYELQTSNILHRTASWLFKSSILESVRRAMVFPVGDELTKTLAEINRNLIRNRNIPNLELNGKITELAIDQIDLIPDAFRVKVKAKGEVALEVKRIQ, from the coding sequence ATGAACTCTGTCGTAGTAAAAGTGTCTTTAGGGGTTATGTTGGCCATTCTGGTTGCCGGTTGCTCCGTTACCACCAACATTCCAAAGCCCAACGAATCGTACAAGCTCACCGATCTGGGCACCTCGGTTTCCACGGTAGCCATTCCCGTTTCGTTTAACCGTGCGCAGCTGCTGGCCTCCATCAACCATCGCTTGGATGGGCTCATCTATGAAGATAGGGGTAGCTCCTACGAAAACATGCAGGTGAAGGTTTGGAAAATTCAACCCATAACGGCCTCCTTTTCCGGAAATTCGGTCACCTATAGCGTTCCCATCAGGGCATGGGTGAGCGCAAGTGTTGGGTTGCTGGGCTACTCGTTATCCTCGGAGCTGGAAGGTGAACTGGCCATGACATTTACTACAACCTTCACCTTTGGCAAGGACTGGAGCATGGTGCCGAAAACCACCATGACAGGCTATACCTGGCTGTCGGAGCCCAAGGCTAGAGTCGGACGGCTGCAGCTGCCTGCCTCCTTCATTGCCGACAAGGCTTTGAGCAGGGCAAAGCAGGATATCTGCAACAAGATCGACGAAAATTTTGGTGACTGTATTAGCCTCACGGCCGTTGTGGATCAGCTAACTACATTTGTTAAAAAGCCCATTCTAGTTAACCCCGACTACAACATATGGCTGGTTTTAGTGCCTCAAAAGGTCTCCATTTCATCCTTTACATCTACCGATAGCCTGGTGTCAACAACCATTGGACTGCAGGCTGTATCGGAGGTTGTAATCGATAAGCAATCGCCCGATCTCTGGCTCGACGCTCCAAAACCACAGCTGGTTGCCGGTAACGATGCCGACCGCTACGTGAACATCAACTTTGGCGTGGACGTTCCCTTTGAGGAGGCTGAAATGCTTTTTGCCAATGGGGTGGTTGGAAAATCGTTTAGCCAGGGACGCAGAACCGTTAAGGTAGATAGCTTGCGTATTTACGGAAGCGGCGATAAAATGGTGATAGGAACACAGCTGGAGGGTAGCCTCAATGGCTGGATATACTTTAAGGGCATTCCACGCTACAACCATGCAACCAATAGTGTTGAAATGGTAAACCTTGACTACGAGCTGCAAACGAGCAATATTCTCCATCGCACTGCTTCGTGGCTCTTTAAAAGCTCCATTCTGGAGTCGGTGAGGAGGGCAATGGTTTTTCCTGTGGGTGATGAGCTTACCAAAACCTTGGCGGAGATTAACCGAAACCTAATTCGGAACCGAAATATCCCCAACTTGGAGCTGAATGGTAAGATTACCGAGCTGGCAATTGACCAAATCGACCTCATTCCCGACGCCTTTAGGGTGAAGGTGAAGGCGAAAGGAGAGGTTGCGTTGGAGGTGAAGAGGATTCAGTAG
- the sfsA gene encoding DNA/RNA nuclease SfsA — translation MKFSSPLIHGTLVKRYKRFLADVTLDSGEVVVAHCTNSGSMKSCLENGAEVYLSPAADPNRKTRFTWEMIKIDGSWVGINTANPNQFGYEALVNNLIPGLQGYTEVKREVTFDDSRFDLYARNASEACFVEVKNVSLKDGNLAMFPDAVTTRGQKHLETLVKAKQQGYRAAMLYIIQRTDVEAFAPAAHIDPQYARKLKEAIAQGVEVFPLMVAVSPTEIKAVKLLEMKL, via the coding sequence ATGAAATTTTCCTCCCCTTTGATACACGGAACGCTGGTTAAGCGATACAAGCGGTTTTTGGCCGATGTTACCCTCGATAGCGGTGAGGTGGTGGTGGCGCACTGCACCAACTCCGGCTCCATGAAGAGCTGTTTGGAGAATGGTGCGGAGGTTTACCTCTCCCCGGCTGCCGACCCTAACCGCAAAACGCGCTTCACCTGGGAGATGATTAAGATAGATGGCAGCTGGGTGGGCATCAACACCGCTAACCCCAACCAGTTTGGCTACGAAGCGCTGGTTAACAACCTCATTCCCGGACTACAAGGCTACACCGAGGTTAAGCGCGAAGTGACCTTCGACGACAGCCGCTTCGACCTATACGCACGGAATGCAAGCGAGGCGTGCTTTGTGGAGGTGAAGAATGTTTCGCTCAAGGATGGTAACCTAGCCATGTTTCCCGACGCCGTTACCACCCGTGGACAAAAGCACCTCGAAACGCTGGTCAAGGCAAAGCAGCAGGGTTATAGAGCAGCCATGCTTTACATTATTCAACGTACCGACGTGGAGGCCTTTGCTCCTGCCGCCCACATTGACCCACAGTATGCCCGCAAGCTGAAAGAGGCCATTGCGCAGGGTGTAGAAGTGTTCCCGCTAATGGTGGCTGTGTCACCCACCGAGATTAAGGCCGTAAAGCTGCTGGAGATGAAACTATAG
- a CDS encoding AraC family transcriptional regulator: MKLYIKNMVCPRCIMAVEQELNRMGVAPVSVSLGEVILDAPFTDEQREDFSHNLTKLGFELLDDTRHRIIEQIKNIVVENIHYRSGVNGNENFSDIIAHKLHRDYSYLSKLFSEVEGKTIEKYIIAQKVEKVKELIVYDELSLSEIADKLGYSSVAHLSSQFKKSTGLTPSHFKQMGNQSRKPLDSI, from the coding sequence ATGAAGCTCTACATTAAAAATATGGTTTGCCCTCGCTGCATTATGGCGGTGGAGCAGGAACTCAACCGAATGGGTGTTGCCCCTGTGTCCGTTTCCCTGGGCGAAGTTATATTGGACGCTCCGTTCACCGATGAGCAGCGTGAGGACTTTTCGCACAACCTTACCAAGCTGGGGTTTGAGCTGCTCGACGATACGCGCCACCGGATTATTGAGCAAATAAAGAACATTGTAGTTGAGAACATTCACTACCGCAGCGGAGTAAACGGGAATGAGAACTTTTCCGACATCATTGCCCACAAGCTCCACCGCGACTACTCCTACCTCAGCAAGCTATTCTCGGAAGTGGAGGGAAAAACCATTGAGAAGTATATTATTGCCCAAAAGGTGGAGAAGGTAAAGGAGCTGATTGTGTACGACGAGCTGTCGCTGAGCGAAATTGCCGATAAGCTGGGCTACAGCAGCGTGGCACACCTCTCCAGCCAGTTCAAAAAATCCACCGGCCTCACCCCAAGCCACTTTAAGCAAATGGGCAACCAAAGCCGAAAACCCCTCGATTCCATTTAG
- the tnpA gene encoding IS200/IS605 family transposase, with protein MANTYTQLYTQFVFAVRGRENLIKESFRDELEKVMCGIIGNHKCKTYAIYCNPDHTHIFVGMHPTLAPSKLMEQVKSGSSKWLNEKKYLPGKFAWQDGFGAFTYSKSHIDNVVKYVLNQPNHHKKQSFREEYLLLLEKFEIDYDEKYLFEWYD; from the coding sequence ATAGCAAACACCTACACCCAGCTATACACTCAATTCGTTTTCGCCGTGAGAGGCAGAGAGAACCTAATTAAAGAATCATTTCGAGATGAGTTAGAAAAAGTTATGTGTGGCATCATTGGTAACCATAAGTGTAAAACATACGCCATATATTGCAATCCCGACCATACACACATTTTTGTAGGGATGCATCCAACCCTTGCACCCTCAAAATTAATGGAACAGGTAAAATCGGGGTCGTCTAAGTGGCTCAACGAAAAAAAATACCTTCCCGGTAAATTTGCGTGGCAAGATGGCTTTGGGGCTTTTACCTATTCCAAATCGCACATCGACAATGTGGTAAAATATGTTTTAAACCAACCCAACCATCATAAAAAACAATCGTTCAGGGAAGAGTATTTGTTGCTGCTTGAAAAATTTGAAATTGATTATGATGAAAAATATTTGTTTGAATGGTACGATTAG